Proteins encoded together in one Methanomassiliicoccales archaeon window:
- the pyrI gene encoding aspartate carbamoyltransferase regulatory subunit, with translation MKEFKVTPIRNGTVIDHIDCGMALKVLRIIGLKEGNVQSPVSVLMHVPSKKAGWKDVVKVEDRELDPRDVDKIALISPKATINIIRDFNVAEKHHVRLPDIVRGKAKCGNPNCITNLNEPVEPEFVVESKNPPVLRCIYCDRIVEDIGENLL, from the coding sequence ATGAAGGAGTTCAAGGTTACACCGATCAGGAACGGGACCGTCATCGATCACATCGATTGCGGCATGGCGCTCAAGGTGCTGAGGATAATCGGCCTAAAGGAGGGCAACGTGCAATCCCCGGTCTCCGTTCTGATGCACGTACCTTCGAAGAAGGCCGGCTGGAAAGATGTGGTAAAGGTAGAGGACCGGGAGCTGGATCCCAGGGATGTGGATAAGATCGCTCTCATCTCGCCCAAGGCCACCATCAACATCATCCGCGACTTCAATGTGGCCGAAAAGCACCATGTCAGGTTGCCAGACATCGTAAGGGGGAAGGCCAAGTGCGGCAACCCGAACTGCATCACCAACCTGAACGAACCGGTGGAGCCGGAGTTCGTAGTGGAATCGAAGAACCCTCCAGTACTGCGTTGCATCTACTGTGACCGGATAGTCGAGGATATCGGGGAGAACCTGCTCTAG
- a CDS encoding AAA family ATPase — translation MVLIVIAGMPGAGKEEFVSVALKRGFQVVRMGDVVREFASMTSAGVGDKGIGGFANEERQKFGYDIWAKRCVDRVVSARTIIDGSRGIMELKVYQDRFGKDIKLVAIHSSPNTRYPRLVRRARQDAPKNKEEFDAREERELSWGLGSLIALADSMIVNEGTLEEFKSSCAKVLDSI, via the coding sequence ATGGTCCTGATCGTGATCGCGGGAATGCCTGGAGCAGGAAAAGAAGAGTTCGTATCGGTGGCCTTGAAAAGAGGTTTCCAGGTGGTAAGGATGGGAGATGTCGTGAGGGAGTTCGCCTCCATGACCTCAGCAGGCGTCGGCGACAAGGGCATTGGAGGATTTGCCAATGAAGAACGACAGAAATTCGGCTATGATATCTGGGCCAAACGCTGCGTGGATCGGGTCGTTTCCGCACGAACGATAATCGACGGGTCGCGCGGGATCATGGAGCTGAAGGTCTACCAAGACCGTTTTGGGAAGGATATCAAGCTGGTCGCGATCCACTCCTCACCAAACACCAGATATCCAAGGCTCGTCCGCCGTGCCAGGCAGGACGCCCCCAAGAACAAGGAGGAGTTCGATGCGCGGGAGGAGCGGGAACTATCCTGGGGCTTGGGATCGTTGATCGCCCTGGCGGACTCGATGATAGTCAACGAAGGAACATTGGAAGAGTTCAAGTCAAGTTGCGCGAAAGTGCTTGATTCGATCTGA